Proteins encoded within one genomic window of Porphyromonadaceae bacterium W3.11:
- a CDS encoding transposase, with protein sequence MEDISGVFERLYGKRYSTSQINRLSLSTQEAVEAWRHRQLPRTLEALMIDATFLPVRKGDSVSREAFFVVMSLDREGRRDVIGVYNNPTEGSGIWGEAFMDIKRGLEEVGLIVSDGLNNIEEVAQQHFSGVEVQLCTVHLQREIARKVRPKDKSAIASDLQEVFRKEDSSRSSIDGLASFRSVAERWSKSYPFLCKMAYGNRIEYYFTYLKYEVGVRKYIHSTNWIERFNRQIKKGARYKCALPSVDSALHLIGSIGINATYLRKRIGDLTSGLRKINN encoded by the coding sequence ATGGAAGATATCTCTGGAGTTTTTGAGCGGCTCTATGGTAAACGATATAGTACGAGCCAAATCAATCGTCTTTCTCTATCAACACAAGAAGCCGTTGAAGCGTGGCGTCATAGACAACTCCCAAGAACACTTGAGGCACTTATGATTGATGCTACATTTCTCCCCGTTCGTAAAGGAGATAGCGTGAGTAGGGAGGCGTTCTTTGTGGTAATGAGTTTAGATAGAGAAGGTCGTCGAGATGTTATCGGAGTATACAATAACCCCACCGAGGGTAGTGGTATTTGGGGCGAGGCCTTTATGGATATTAAAAGAGGATTAGAGGAGGTTGGCTTGATTGTTTCTGATGGCCTTAACAACATAGAGGAGGTGGCACAGCAACATTTCTCGGGAGTGGAGGTACAGCTTTGTACAGTCCACCTTCAAAGAGAAATAGCTCGTAAAGTACGACCGAAAGATAAGTCCGCCATCGCAAGTGATCTTCAAGAGGTCTTTAGGAAAGAGGATTCAAGTCGCTCTTCAATTGATGGTTTGGCGAGTTTCAGAAGCGTTGCAGAGAGATGGAGTAAAAGCTATCCCTTTCTCTGTAAGATGGCTTACGGCAATCGGATAGAGTATTACTTCACCTATCTGAAATACGAAGTGGGTGTTAGGAAGTACATCCATAGTACCAATTGGATAGAACGTTTCAATAGACAAATAAAGAAAGGTGCGCGATATAAGTGTGCCCTCCCCAGTGTAGACTCAGCTCTGCACCTGATCGGGAGCATAGGAATAAATGCGACCTATCTAAGAAAAAGGATAGGAGATTTAACCAGTGGACTGAGGAAAATAAATAATTGA
- a CDS encoding BlaI/MecI/CopY family transcriptional regulator → MLTEKEELVLIGIWKSPSPFSIGDIPVNFPYTTTASIVKRLQEKRFVSLVPTSLKQKYLYQVLISKEEYLYFILDHFLLNVYESDKEKFVTLVNKIISVY, encoded by the coding sequence ATGCTTACAGAAAAAGAAGAACTTGTTTTAATAGGTATTTGGAAGTCTCCTTCTCCGTTTTCGATTGGAGATATACCCGTAAACTTCCCTTATACAACTACTGCATCAATTGTCAAACGATTGCAGGAGAAAAGGTTTGTTAGCCTAGTTCCAACATCATTAAAACAGAAATACCTTTACCAGGTTTTGATATCAAAGGAAGAGTATCTATATTTTATTCTTGATCATTTCTTATTAAATGTTTATGAATCAGATAAGGAAAAGTTTGTAACTTTAGTAAATAAAATAATTAGCGTGTATTAG
- a CDS encoding peptidase domain-containing ABC transporter, with protein MRANVFNILFRNRIHAYKQHDSMDCGPTCLKIIAKYYGKDTELEILRDWCGIAKDGVSLYGLNTAAEKLGFETFPTLVTAKELEAHFNGPCIVHWNQKHFMVCYKIKNKKSASFFYMVDPAQGFCKFSYDEFRSPFETENGKGVVLLLSPSNNFQQEKKNDGKKSAWTTFIPYAKGYKGLFLQILVFLAISSVLGFIFPLLTQKIVDVGIKLEKKDVIWIIILAQLGIVLSRFLIDFMRSWALLQINSKINILFISDFLKKLVRLPISFFDKKNVGDIMQRIEDNYRVERFLTGESFLAIFSILNFIVFSILLAYYKLSFFIIFAIGNFIYVTWVLFFLKYRKELDNRRFAQSSGEQAKLIQIVSGISEIKINRSEKKEIWSWENIQANLYQISIKSLLLAQIQRTGGLFFGQFVNMSITYFAARSVVDGEISIGAMMSIMFVIGQLSAPIEQLIQFVKSAQDASISISRINEVIQCDDEYKNKRVVPDTIQSCDLRVDNISFSYNYPESRMVIEELSLFIPNNKVTAIVGASGSGKTTLMKLLLGFYTPTLGQINIGEITLSEIDPYYWRSKIGAVLQDGFIFSNTITENIALSDWETVDMEQVIHAAKVACINDYIDTLPLKYDTRIGMEGVGLSQGQKQRILIARMVYKNPSYIFLDEATNSLDANNERQIMDNLNDFFKNKTTVVIAHRLSTVMNADNIIVLDNGRIVEQGTHQELTRLKGYYYKLVKNQLEMGN; from the coding sequence ATGAGAGCAAACGTTTTTAACATTTTATTTCGTAATAGAATACATGCTTATAAACAACATGATTCAATGGATTGTGGTCCAACATGCTTAAAAATAATAGCAAAATATTATGGGAAAGACACAGAGCTTGAAATTCTTCGAGATTGGTGTGGAATCGCTAAAGATGGGGTCTCTTTGTATGGGCTGAATACAGCAGCAGAGAAATTGGGATTTGAGACGTTTCCAACGCTGGTAACAGCTAAAGAATTGGAAGCTCATTTTAATGGTCCTTGCATTGTTCATTGGAATCAGAAGCACTTTATGGTTTGTTATAAAATAAAAAACAAGAAAAGTGCTTCATTTTTTTATATGGTTGATCCAGCACAAGGGTTTTGTAAATTTTCTTATGATGAGTTTCGTTCCCCTTTTGAAACAGAAAATGGGAAAGGAGTTGTCTTATTATTATCTCCGAGTAATAATTTTCAGCAAGAGAAGAAAAACGATGGTAAAAAATCTGCTTGGACGACTTTTATCCCATATGCTAAAGGATACAAGGGCTTATTTTTACAAATATTAGTGTTTTTAGCAATATCTAGTGTATTGGGATTCATATTTCCTCTCTTGACACAAAAAATAGTTGATGTTGGAATAAAACTTGAGAAAAAAGATGTTATTTGGATAATCATATTGGCACAATTAGGAATAGTACTCTCTAGATTTCTGATTGATTTTATGCGTTCTTGGGCTTTGCTGCAGATAAATTCAAAGATAAATATTTTATTTATTTCAGACTTTCTGAAAAAGTTAGTGAGGTTACCTATATCTTTTTTTGACAAGAAGAATGTTGGCGACATTATGCAAAGAATTGAAGATAACTATCGTGTAGAGAGATTTCTTACAGGGGAATCTTTTTTAGCAATCTTTTCAATTCTGAATTTTATCGTCTTTTCTATACTTCTTGCATACTATAAGCTTTCTTTTTTTATTATTTTTGCAATAGGTAATTTTATTTATGTTACGTGGGTGCTGTTTTTCTTAAAATATAGAAAAGAACTTGACAATAGGAGGTTTGCTCAATCTTCAGGCGAACAAGCTAAATTAATTCAGATTGTAAGTGGTATTTCGGAAATTAAGATCAATAGGAGCGAAAAAAAAGAAATTTGGAGTTGGGAAAATATCCAAGCTAATTTATATCAAATCAGTATAAAAAGTTTACTATTAGCACAAATTCAGAGAACAGGGGGGCTTTTTTTTGGACAATTTGTTAATATGAGTATTACTTATTTTGCGGCTAGATCTGTAGTAGATGGGGAAATTTCAATTGGTGCTATGATGTCAATAATGTTTGTTATTGGTCAATTATCAGCACCAATAGAACAACTTATTCAGTTTGTCAAATCAGCTCAAGATGCATCAATAAGTATAAGTAGAATTAATGAGGTAATTCAGTGTGATGATGAATACAAAAATAAAAGGGTAGTCCCCGATACTATACAAAGTTGCGATTTAAGAGTAGACAATATCTCATTCTCATATAATTATCCAGAATCTAGAATGGTTATTGAGGAGTTAAGCCTTTTTATTCCAAATAATAAGGTAACTGCTATAGTAGGTGCAAGTGGAAGTGGAAAAACAACCTTGATGAAATTATTGCTGGGTTTTTATACACCTACTTTAGGTCAAATAAATATAGGGGAAATCACTCTCTCTGAAATCGATCCTTATTATTGGAGGTCTAAAATAGGTGCAGTTCTACAAGATGGATTTATCTTTTCAAATACAATTACTGAAAATATTGCTCTTTCTGATTGGGAGACTGTAGATATGGAACAGGTTATTCATGCAGCAAAAGTAGCATGCATTAATGATTATATAGATACTCTTCCTTTAAAATATGACACACGAATTGGGATGGAGGGAGTTGGACTTAGTCAAGGTCAAAAACAAAGAATCTTGATAGCTAGAATGGTGTATAAAAACCCCAGCTATATTTTTTTGGATGAGGCGACAAATTCACTTGATGCAAATAATGAAAGGCAGATAATGGATAATTTGAATGATTTTTTTAAAAATAAAACGACAGTAGTTATTGCTCATAGATTAAGTACCGTTATGAATGCAGATAATATTATTGTTTTGGATAATGGTAGAATTGTAGAACAAGGAACACATCAAGAATTGACACGTCTAAAGGGGTATTACTACAAGCTTGTGAAAAATCAATTAGAAATGGGTAATTAG
- a CDS encoding outer membrane beta-barrel protein, with product MNRRLIVFLFILVLGQVLGSAQTYQGRVTSKEDGSPIEFANVILLSVDSSYITGGITDELGKFVISTHQKEQTELIPKLIKFFCIGYEPKVISLEAFSDSEIEVVLDVSTTQLQEIMVIGKKKAFSLKDDGTFIANISSIPSLKNSGSIDDLLNRIPFVQGGGGSYTVLGTGGNATIYLNGQKVQDPSVLQRLRSQDIASVEVINTPGVQYKASTKSIIKINTIKKENNTSASVNQYMLMQNNLSAYTGVNVSHGTEKSYWNFNVGYSHTAISNRSEDYYSIKNERDNLIETSNNSDIRNRSNFLMAGLTMNYEPSKNTNVGFVTNLNIGKSNFDIFSKGLKHIINGDELLNTPITSKLNTKPLRSTSSIYYNGKIGNTSINVTDELLFGQTSKEFAYNEDKTSAFVVTKGNQNFIMNSSMISFKTPIRNITIGYGSEITISSNKSDLIKDEEGIATNITNSNVFNKQTLLGVYLDIRAKWNKFSVYGGIRYEYEKSSYEEKGVRKSLEKPTPHFFNPTASLTYSANNIRSTLSYRKSINRPSYASLNNFIIIENQYVYQQGNPLLFNQTTDLIQLLASYKNFSLNASYNFIHNTATTSLEKYGDNKSIILKRTINIPSYTVLNIGLNWRDSFGFYSPSLKLNFQKQFLKYDDITYAEPRLMVSTDHYFDLGHDFRLGLYASYITKSNSLFVTLSERWNYRLMLSKSYKDFTFDFNLQNLFLNNKLYRTRAMSGIIAQEIEYQDFSGVSMNISYRFNSVRPSYRNRVSSNESKRF from the coding sequence ATGAATAGAAGATTGATTGTGTTCCTTTTTATATTGGTCCTTGGTCAAGTATTAGGATCTGCACAAACTTACCAAGGTAGAGTAACTTCAAAAGAGGATGGAAGCCCAATAGAGTTTGCGAATGTTATTTTATTGTCTGTGGATTCATCCTATATTACCGGTGGCATTACTGATGAACTGGGTAAGTTTGTAATTTCAACTCATCAAAAGGAGCAAACAGAGCTAATTCCTAAGCTAATAAAGTTTTTTTGCATTGGCTATGAGCCTAAGGTTATCTCGTTAGAAGCTTTCTCAGATAGCGAAATAGAGGTAGTTTTAGATGTCTCAACTACTCAGTTACAAGAAATCATGGTAATAGGTAAGAAAAAAGCTTTCTCATTAAAGGATGATGGTACTTTCATTGCAAATATCTCATCAATACCATCATTAAAAAATAGTGGTTCCATTGATGACTTGCTTAATAGAATTCCCTTTGTTCAAGGTGGAGGGGGATCATATACTGTTCTTGGTACTGGTGGTAATGCCACGATTTACCTTAATGGTCAAAAAGTGCAAGATCCCTCAGTTTTACAAAGATTGCGCTCACAAGATATTGCTAGTGTAGAGGTTATTAATACTCCTGGGGTGCAATATAAAGCATCAACGAAATCTATAATAAAGATTAATACAATCAAAAAAGAAAATAATACAAGTGCTTCCGTTAATCAGTATATGCTTATGCAAAATAACCTTAGTGCGTATACGGGGGTCAATGTTTCTCATGGTACCGAAAAAAGTTATTGGAACTTTAATGTAGGATATAGTCATACCGCTATATCAAATAGAAGTGAGGATTATTATTCAATAAAAAACGAAAGAGATAATTTAATTGAGACATCAAATAATTCTGATATTAGGAACAGAAGTAATTTCTTAATGGCAGGATTAACAATGAACTACGAACCATCAAAAAATACTAATGTGGGCTTTGTCACTAATTTGAATATTGGCAAATCAAATTTCGATATATTTTCTAAAGGTCTCAAGCACATTATAAATGGAGACGAATTATTAAATACTCCGATTACATCTAAACTTAATACCAAACCTTTAAGGTCAACCTCTAGTATATATTATAATGGGAAAATAGGAAATACTAGCATAAATGTAACGGATGAACTCTTATTTGGACAGACGTCAAAGGAATTTGCATACAATGAAGATAAAACATCCGCATTTGTAGTTACAAAAGGTAATCAAAACTTTATAATGAATTCTTCAATGATCTCTTTTAAGACTCCAATCAGGAATATAACTATAGGATATGGTTCCGAAATAACTATTAGCTCCAACAAAAGTGATCTTATAAAAGATGAAGAGGGTATAGCAACAAATATTACTAATTCTAATGTCTTTAATAAACAGACGCTTTTAGGGGTATATTTAGACATAAGAGCAAAATGGAATAAATTCTCAGTATATGGAGGTATAAGATATGAGTACGAAAAGTCATCATATGAAGAAAAAGGGGTAAGGAAATCTTTGGAAAAGCCGACACCGCACTTTTTCAATCCAACTGCGTCTCTTACATATTCCGCTAATAACATACGATCTACGCTTTCTTATAGAAAGAGTATTAATAGGCCATCATATGCATCATTGAACAACTTTATAATCATTGAGAATCAGTATGTATATCAACAGGGTAATCCTTTGTTATTTAACCAAACTACTGATTTAATACAACTTCTTGCATCGTATAAGAATTTTTCATTAAATGCAAGTTATAACTTTATACATAATACAGCCACAACATCACTTGAGAAATATGGTGATAATAAAAGCATAATCTTAAAGAGGACAATAAATATCCCTAGCTATACGGTGCTTAACATAGGATTAAACTGGAGAGATTCTTTCGGCTTTTATTCCCCTTCGTTGAAACTGAACTTTCAAAAACAATTTTTGAAATATGATGATATTACATATGCTGAGCCAAGACTTATGGTTTCAACTGATCATTACTTTGATTTGGGACATGATTTTAGACTCGGCTTGTATGCGAGTTATATCACGAAAAGTAATAGTTTGTTTGTAACTTTATCTGAAAGGTGGAATTATCGTTTAATGCTGTCAAAGAGCTATAAAGATTTCACTTTTGATTTTAATCTACAAAACTTATTTCTTAACAATAAACTTTATAGGACACGAGCGATGTCAGGAATTATTGCACAAGAGATTGAATATCAGGATTTTTCTGGAGTGAGTATGAATATCTCTTACCGGTTTAATTCTGTAAGACCTAGCTATAGGAATAGAGTAAGTAGCAATGAGAGCAAACGTTTTTAA
- the gwsG gene encoding grasp-with-spasm system ATP-grasp peptide maturase, producing the protein MILLLSNHGDYSADIVIDHLKMLGADCIRINSFDLLDYPLEISAHSKYIKVDGQTINPKDIGAVWFRKFGFFRKSRQYKNMQKVLEPTAQSYLSTEFSKVIEVFEFYFKDSFWLTNPRKINVNKFIVLEIAKDLGFTVPPTYIVNNKFQLSQINQEEGVLISKSIYDPLIIFSEGSSYSMYTTLIDECSLNDLPRTFMPSMVQKAIPKQFEVRVFYLMGRCYSMAIMSQEDAETSIDYRKYDFNNPNRFIPIQLPSQYEQKINQLMSRLSLNTGSIDFIFTPDDQLVFLEVNPTGQFGMVDYSCNYGLHNKVAEVLIKKDIEYHEKNA; encoded by the coding sequence ATGATTTTGCTTTTATCGAACCATGGTGATTATTCTGCCGATATTGTTATTGATCACCTTAAGATGTTAGGTGCGGATTGCATTCGTATTAATTCGTTTGATTTATTAGACTATCCACTTGAAATTTCTGCTCATAGTAAGTATATTAAGGTTGATGGGCAAACCATAAATCCAAAGGACATAGGTGCAGTTTGGTTTAGAAAGTTTGGCTTCTTTAGAAAGAGTCGACAGTACAAGAACATGCAAAAGGTTTTAGAGCCTACTGCTCAATCGTATTTATCTACAGAGTTTTCAAAAGTGATTGAAGTCTTTGAATTTTATTTTAAGGATTCTTTTTGGTTGACAAACCCACGAAAAATCAATGTTAATAAGTTTATCGTTCTTGAGATTGCAAAAGATTTGGGGTTTACAGTACCGCCCACGTATATTGTAAACAATAAATTTCAATTGTCTCAAATTAATCAAGAAGAAGGTGTGCTTATATCAAAATCTATTTATGATCCTCTGATTATTTTTTCTGAAGGTAGCAGTTATTCTATGTATACTACACTCATTGACGAGTGTAGTTTAAATGATTTGCCTCGTACTTTTATGCCCTCTATGGTACAGAAGGCGATTCCTAAACAATTTGAAGTGCGGGTGTTTTATCTCATGGGGAGATGTTATTCAATGGCTATAATGTCACAAGAAGATGCTGAAACGTCCATCGATTATAGGAAATACGATTTCAATAATCCAAATAGATTTATTCCAATTCAGTTACCTTCTCAATATGAACAAAAAATAAATCAGCTAATGAGTCGGTTATCTTTAAATACAGGTTCAATTGATTTTATATTTACTCCAGACGACCAGCTTGTCTTTTTAGAGGTAAATCCTACAGGTCAATTTGGAATGGTTGATTATTCTTGTAATTACGGATTACATAATAAGGTTGCTGAAGTACTTATCAAAAAAGATATCGAGTATCATGAAAAGAATGCTTAA